The DNA region TTATGCGCTGATCTATGTGCATGTACTGACATTTTTCATTCCTAAAGCCCGGATGGGCAGGGAAGGCTATTTTCTCAGTATTGTTGCTTACAGCGTTGTATTCATTTCATATGCTGTTTTCCGTATCAGAAAAGCATATCTCAGATCATGTAAAAGGAAAAACAGTATGTATAATAAAAAACTTGTTGACGGAATCTGTGGCTTAAGCTTTGCAGTTCTTATGTGTATTCCATGTTTAAGTGCATGTTCCAAACCCGAAAAAAATGATGATGCTCCTTCTCAGAACGCTGCGGTAACAACTGCAGTATCTGAAACGACAGTTTCTGAAACTACAGAGTCAGTTACAGAAGCGACTTCATCAGAGCCTGTTACATCAGTTTCAGAAACAACTGTTTCAGAAGTTACTGATGTTTCAAATACAGAGACCGAGGCTGTTTCTGACGCTGTTACTGCTTCAGAAGAAAAGAAAGATCCTTCCGGAGAAGAAAAGAAAGAAGAACAGCCTTCGGAAGAGCCTAAGCAGGAAGAACCACAGCCTGAACCTGAACCTGAACCGCAGAATCAGTACGTTTACAATAACGGAACATTTACCGGCACAGCATACGGATATGACGGCGACATTACAGTTACTATAACTATCGAAAATGATGCAATCACATCAATTTCAGGCAGTACTGCCGAAAGCGATCCTGCATACTTCAACGATGCTAAAGATCATGTTTTCGGACAGATCATGGGAACTACAAATTCTCAGGTAAGTGCCTACAGCGGATGCACTTACAGTTCAAACGGAATCATGGGCGCTGTTGCAGCAGCACTTGATTCAGCACGCAGATAACTGAAAAACCAGCCATTTTTCAGTATCTATAAAGAAAGCATTAGCAAATCACTGACAGCTTTGCGTTCAGTGGCCCGTATTATTTACTAAATGCTTTCCTATTGTTAAAAGGGTAAATTGTTCATTCTTTTAACTCTACTCTCCTTTTATAATATTTCCGATGTGGCTGCTGCCTTCTTTGACAGCAGCCACAAAATCGTATAATGAGGTTTTTATGAAAAAAATAATTATTTTAGCATTCTGCCTGCTTATATCTTTTCTGACGGTCTCATGTTCATCCGAAGGTGATCTTTCGGCATCTGATAAGCAGATAACGGATACAGTTTCGTCTGATGAAGCTTCAGTGCGTGATCTGTTCGCAATGGATACTTTAATGACACTGAAGGCATACGGGGAAGACCGTGAAGGTGCACTCAGTGAAGCTGTATTAAAAATAACTGAACTTGAAAAGCTTTTTTCTGCAACTGACGAAGAAAGTGAGATATGGAAAGCTTCCCATTCCGGCGGAAAGACAGTTTCACTAAGTGAAGAAACAGCAGAAGTTCTTTCATTTATGCTTGATATTTCATTTAAGACAAACGGTGCGCTTGATCCTACTGTCTGTCCTGTAGTCAGAGAATGGGGATTTACAACCGGAAAATACAAAATTCCTGAACAGGACGTAATCGCCTCTCTTCTGCAGCTGACTGGTTATGAAAAAGTAAAGCTTAACGGTAATGAACTTACTTTACCTGAAGGTATGATGCTCGATCTCGGAGCGTCAGCAAAAGGCTATACCGGCGATGTTGTTTCAGATATTTTCCGCAGGCACGGAGTATCTTCAGCTGTAATAAGTCTTGGCGGAAATGTACAGACGGTAGGATCAAGACCGGACGGTACTGACTGGAAGGTAGCGGTAAGAGATCCGCTTGACGAATATGAACAGTTATGTATTGTTTCAGTTTCAGACAAGGCGGTGGTCACTTCCGGAAACTATGAACGTTATTTCACAGGCGAAGACGGGAAACGCTACTGCCATATTATCGATCCGTCAGACGGATATCCGGCCGACAACGGTATAGCATCAGTTACAGTAATAAGCGACAGCGGAATTCTCTGTGACTGTCTTTCTACTGCACTGTTTGTCATGGGTAAGGATAAAGCACTGGAGTACCAGAAAAAGCACGGCGGATTTGAAATGATAATCGTATCGTCAGAAAATGAAGTTACTTATACCGAGGGGCTTGAAGGAAAGATAGAACTGGTGAAGTGACAATTGAATTCTACCTTCAAATATGGATTTAAATGTATCAACGGTTTTCGGTGTAATCATGTTCTTCGTCGCATTCTTCCACGGTGATCTGCTTGCCGGCATATTCTCGAACAAACCTGATACAATCGCAGCAGCCTGGGATTACCTTAAGGCATATGCAATAGACTGCCTGTTCACATGTTTCCTTTTCTGCTTCATCGGATTTTATAACGGTATCGAGAAAACAAAGTTCGTCATGTTCCAGGGAATATTCGGAGCTTTTATTATCAGAATACCGGTTGCTTTCCTCATGTCACACATCGGAAACGGCTCACTTTTCAAAATAGGTCTTGCAACTCCGTGTTCTACAATTGTACAGATAACTATGTGTTTTATAGTTTATTTCGACTTTGCAAAAAGTCTGAAAAAGGAAGCAAAGTAAAGATCTATAGCACGCCGCAGGCGTACCGCTGAAAAGGTGGTGCCTGCGGCACAATTTTTACAGAGCGCATCTGAATTCGGAAATACTTCAAGCCCTGCGCTTTACGATAGTAGGCATAATTGACATTCTCAATAGCGTTTTGTATAATGTTTATATAGGGTAAGCACTCGGTTTGCTCGTGAATTTGGTGTTTAGGAGTGATTGGATGATAAATGGGAAACGACCTGATCCTGACAAAGTTCACCCTATCAATGGGTACGATAAAGAGATCTATATCAAGCCTACGATCAACAACCCCAACATTATTGTGGGCGATTTTTCATATATAGCTGATTTAGACTTTGAGAGTCATGTAACACACCATTATCAGTGGAATGGCGATAAACTGATTATCGGCAAGTTCTGCCAGATAGCGGTGGGCGTTGAGTTTGTTATGAATGGTGCAAATCATCAGATGAACGCTGTGTCTACTTTTCCGTTCTATACGCTGGAAGGCTGGGATATGGAGCCGCCTGCAATGGCTGACCTGCCCTTAAAGGGAGATACGATCATTGGAAATGATGTGTGGATAGGTCAAAATGCCGTCATTCTCCCCGGCGTTCACATTGGAGACGGTGCGATCATTGGTGCAAACAGCGTTGTAGGCAGAAATGTTGAACCTTACACAATCGTTGTCGGCAATCCTGCAAAGGTACTTCGTAAGCGTTTTGATGATGAACTTATCGGTTTGCTTCAGTCCTTTAAGTGGTGGGAAAAAAAGCATTGATGAAATAAATGCGTTGATACCCATTCTGACTTGTAGTGATCTGAATAGGGTCAGAGAGGAGCTGAAAGCAAGGCTATGATCATACTGATAACCGGAGCATCACACACAGGCAAAACGCTCCTTGCGCAAAAGATGCTCGAAAAGTATCATTATCCGTATCTGTCAATAGACCACCTGAAACAAGGGAACGGTTTATTTGAGTTTGGAGATTTCTCAATTCATATCTGAGCTTAAAATCACGCCCCCGTGATGTTCTTCGACTTCCATTCCCCATAGAGCTGCCCGAACCTCGTCCAATCGGTGGGGATAGGCTTAGTACCAGCACTGAAGTTTTCAAAAAATTAAGTCTTGCTGCGGAATACATGAAAAAATTACAAAATTGAATTTTGATATAAAATATGGTATAATCATAGTAATTACTATTGCATGAAACGGTGATGATTATATATGCGAAGAGATTTATCGGAAGTAAATTCATTAAATGATACATCAAGAGAAAAAACGATCATAAAAACGAGTATTATCGGGATAGCGGCCAATGTATTTCTTGCAGCTTTCAAGGCAGTGATCGGGCTTATGACACATTCGATAGCTATAGTTCTCGATGCAGTCAACAATATTTCAGATGCCGGAAGTTCGCTTATTACTATCATCGGTACAAAACTCGCGGGCAGGGAACCGGATAAAAAACATCCTTTCGGATATGGCAGGATCGAATATCTTAGTGCAATGATCATTTCCGTTATCGTATTATATGCAGGCATTACGTCGTTTACAGAATCGGTTAAGAAGATCGTTTCACCGCAGACACCGGAATATACAGGAGTTTCTCTTGTAATTGTAGGCGCTGCTGTTGTCG from Ruminococcus sp. HUN007 includes:
- a CDS encoding FMN-binding protein; this encodes MLFIISVLTAVIFLFLFRKPLKNHPLIFYIIAAALTAAASMVNARSLPPFVNQYIIGAISRGTLATAFWCAVMWAGALPDGSKLLKVLMPIRGELSIFAAFLTFGHVIALGGRYIIKFFTEAGKLPDDLFTSTLISLILVAIMVPLTVMSFKKVRKKMKASTWKKIQRTAYIFYALIYVHVLTFFIPKARMGREGYFLSIVAYSVVFISYAVFRIRKAYLRSCKRKNSMYNKKLVDGICGLSFAVLMCIPCLSACSKPEKNDDAPSQNAAVTTAVSETTVSETTESVTEATSSEPVTSVSETTVSEVTDVSNTETEAVSDAVTASEEKKDPSGEEKKEEQPSEEPKQEEPQPEPEPEPQNQYVYNNGTFTGTAYGYDGDITVTITIENDAITSISGSTAESDPAYFNDAKDHVFGQIMGTTNSQVSAYSGCTYSSNGIMGAVAAALDSARR
- a CDS encoding FAD:protein FMN transferase; the protein is MKKIIILAFCLLISFLTVSCSSEGDLSASDKQITDTVSSDEASVRDLFAMDTLMTLKAYGEDREGALSEAVLKITELEKLFSATDEESEIWKASHSGGKTVSLSEETAEVLSFMLDISFKTNGALDPTVCPVVREWGFTTGKYKIPEQDVIASLLQLTGYEKVKLNGNELTLPEGMMLDLGASAKGYTGDVVSDIFRRHGVSSAVISLGGNVQTVGSRPDGTDWKVAVRDPLDEYEQLCIVSVSDKAVVTSGNYERYFTGEDGKRYCHIIDPSDGYPADNGIASVTVISDSGILCDCLSTALFVMGKDKALEYQKKHGGFEMIIVSSENEVTYTEGLEGKIELVK
- a CDS encoding MATE family efflux transporter; its protein translation is MDLNVSTVFGVIMFFVAFFHGDLLAGIFSNKPDTIAAAWDYLKAYAIDCLFTCFLFCFIGFYNGIEKTKFVMFQGIFGAFIIRIPVAFLMSHIGNGSLFKIGLATPCSTIVQITMCFIVYFDFAKSLKKEAK
- a CDS encoding CatB-related O-acetyltransferase; this encodes MINGKRPDPDKVHPINGYDKEIYIKPTINNPNIIVGDFSYIADLDFESHVTHHYQWNGDKLIIGKFCQIAVGVEFVMNGANHQMNAVSTFPFYTLEGWDMEPPAMADLPLKGDTIIGNDVWIGQNAVILPGVHIGDGAIIGANSVVGRNVEPYTIVVGNPAKVLRKRFDDELIGLLQSFKWWEKKH